A stretch of DNA from Macrotis lagotis isolate mMagLag1 chromosome X, bilby.v1.9.chrom.fasta, whole genome shotgun sequence:
gacctcattgtcttaaatttaaaaaaatttaaaaaactaattaaatgTCAGGAGTCTTgaacctgattttttaaaaacctctgaATGGCTCctcttttcattatatcatattttatttttttataatttattgttagccttatcagattttatatttcttgtgtttttttagtTTGATTCCATCAGTAATTTTCAGAAGTGAAATCCAAGAGaagggaaattatatatatatatatatatatatatatatatatatatatatatgtatgtatgtatgtatgtattgctCACTTATTTGGCTTCAGGATATTAAACACAGCTGTAGCTTGGAAGCACAAAAAGGgagtctttttttcctccagatgttTTATAATGTACATTAAGACATTTTGATAGATTATAAAATTCTAGTATGATCTCCAAAGGGAGCCAAAATGGATTAATGAGCTGTAGTGGTAGATTTGGCAAACCCAATTGCAGCTTAAGTATTCATTGAACTTCTCACCACTGGATGAGTTGGTAATATTtatgaagagacaaaaaagaaaaaaaggacaaagggaGTGAGACCTTGTAAAAGTATGAAGAAAGTAAAAGGTGAGGAGATATATTCTACTATTTTTTGAACCTATGTTGCggtatatataaagaaatattttaataactaacTCTTCCTTATTACCTCTGCTATCTTTCTCACTTGCTTGTGAGGTCTAATCACTGAGATTGATTTAGAGACTTTCAAAATATCTCCTCTaccctgggggaaaaaaaactcccATTTAATTAGGCACCATAGTCATCTATAAAAAGGGCTAAACTTTAGCtcttttaaaattagattctCATGCCCACATGTTCAGATATCCTTTATAAATGATGTTAACAGTGGGCATAATTTAAGTATTAttagttttaagaatttttttgagTTAAATAATTATCTTCTACATTTAAACATTTCCACCTTTTTCCTTAATTGGTTTTaatcttgaagaagaaaaaagagttcAGCATATGAGTAATCATTTAGAAGAGTGATTACAAATGACAACTCATTAAATACTGTGATTTTGACCATACAGATCTAAACATTGGATGGCAAACGGCACTCATATTACAATTGATACTAAGTAGAACTAAAGATAGATTCACAATACATGACAATAGGAAACagcattattaaaataatctactTCTTAAGTATAAAATAAGCATAAGTTTTGGAGggaagaaattttttcttttaaaaggtacCTCATTATTTGAGTTGTGATATGAGTTTTTGAAGTATGTAGAAACATCTTCTAATTTCCAGTCAGACTAATACCCATGCACAGTGGctgtatttcttcttctttagGAAATTGTCTATTTTCTTGAACTATTTCTTCAGTTCTAGGATTTTCAGCTGCAAGTCATCAAGTCGTGAGTACCTAATTTCATCTTCTACCTCTTTCTCTggctcctccttttctctcttatctTTCTCCAAGCATCTTTGTAGATAGTCGATTTGCTTATCAAGTCCAATTTGAAATTTCTGAATATTTTCCACTTCCCAAGTGAGTGGGGGATAATATTAACTGAAAGTGTTGAAAATGTGTTGGGACATCTCATAGGTGACTATCTTAATATCCTTCAGAGATTGATCAGGTGGTAAAAGCTCCTGGGAAAGCTCAAAGTTTATCTTTTACTTAGACATTGGAGAGGAAACTCTCTGTCTTGTTCAGAAGTATCATGGCATTCTAGTTGACATTTCTTAGGTAAGAATAAAGTAAGTTGCAGTCCAGAGAGGAGGCACTGgtgactaataaaaataaaaggtatgaaaattttaaacatttttggatGTTAGACATGATACAATACTTtgtcaaaacttttaaaatctttaagaCAGAAttaacagacttttttttttacatttgatacTGACTTGTAGTTCCTTTATATACCTGAATTTATTTCAGTAGGAGGAGTTTTCATTCGTCATTTATATACATCAGTGTTCACCCCTTTTCCTATGCCTTTGAGGCTTTTGACTTTGAATGACTACATATTGACTTCTAGGAATCTTATCAGATACTTTTAATTGTGAATAAAATGAGCAGAGCATTTCTGTTTTCATTGCCTTAGTATCCTAGGTGATCTAGAGGTGATAACCTCTAAGCTTATAGAATTATCATAAGTAGATTTAtccagtgggggaaaaaaatgtgacCAGGCAAaaaatcatctgtaaaaagggctGTATTTTAGCtcttttaaaataagtttcttattCTATGTGTCCAAATACTTTTTATAATTGATGTTAATAATTGACATtcttatgactttattttttagattACCAGAGtatcaagaatttatttttcagaaattttataattattttctatattcaaaCGTTTCCTTCTTTTACTTAATTTATTTCACTctcagaaaggaagaagaaggaggaggacaatgggaaagaagaagaggagaattGGACGAATTGTAAACTTTCAGCATTTAGAATCAAGGGAGAGATTTTACATATCATCTAATTCAATAAACTTgctttgcaaatgaaaaaattgagaccaagAATGGCTACATAGCTAGTTCTTGACAGAACCTTGTCTAgagcccaggtcttctgattccccTCTGGTATTAAGGTGTTTTAGGGTGGTACTGGTGAAAGAGCAGCTTATGTTTTAtgatacataataaattttttgtttctttttaaagttttttattaaatgaaaactaAACCAGTTTAGCCAATTATGTTATTGCTATATTCCTCTCCTCTACTTCCTCTTGAAAACTAGTTAAGAATTGTTCAATGTCAGTtgcttgaattcaaatatgttaAATGAATGAGGGATATGTTTGTGTTTTATTTACTTAGTGACTTTCCTTAAAGtattatttctttgtctttcccaATCCCCCCCTTTCCTAGCCTTTACCCCTCCAGTTTTTATTCTAGGTAGCAGTTCAAAACATTggtattttatagtttttccctCCTGCTTGGGGCTTTTGCTTGCCAAAGACATTTTCACTTTGGGGACCAAGTTTTAGAAGTTCTAAGTAATTCTGGAAAAGATGATGTTGTGCTTTTGGAAATGATTGCCTTTTggatctttttaaatctttttagcTTGATACCCATTCTTCTgcaaacagagaaaagaaatggattattttatgagaaaattgTTAGCTTAATCACTCCTTgtaatcatcatcttcatcaaaaAGTCTTTATTGACGGTGCCCAATAACCAAATTCTCACAAATATGATTAATTTACTAGGCATTTGttattcatattttacataaCACATATTATGAAAAATACTTGTAATACTCAAAGAGGTTTGTGATATCATTTATTTTAGGTAGGATTATTAGCCTGAAGTAAAGAGACTCTTAATTATATggatgaggaaaaagaggtcCAAGGAACTAAGTGATTTGTTTAGGGTACAACAGGTAGTGccaaaggtaagatttgaacctatgACCACTATTGCAGAGCTAACACTTTACTGTACCTTTTTCTGCTTAGTAAATGCCAGAATTGGAATTTAGACCAGAGTCATCTGTCTGTAGAACTAGATTTCTTTTTGATCATGTTTCTCTGATGAAATCTTTTAtgcatattcttatatattttagcCTACTTAGTACTGAACAGAAACATACAGTTAATTGCTCACTCTGTGAttctcattttcagtttttttacaGACTGGATTCCATGTCTTCTAGGCATATTCCACAGGTATGGTTTGAGAATACAACAATGGGGGTAGGGAGTTAACAGTTTGTGACTTGAAGGAACTTATAGTCTGTTGGGGAAACAACATGtgcctaaacaaaaaaaaaatataaaatagatatagatTTTGTTGAGCATTGTTTGGAGACCAGGCTCAAGGAAAATTTGCATAGATTCTGGATGGATCACATTCAGTTGATAGTTATTGTTGAATTTAGCATAATTCCAGTAATTGCTTTCTAATCAATTTCTCATTCAAAGACACATTGCACATTGTTTTTTTAGGTTGATTTTGATTTCACAGGATGGTGTCACTGAGTTACTTTAAATTGAAGTATAGGAACTATTGCATTTACTCAAGTATTCTCTTTGTGTTCTTATTCtgtcttccccttctttcttcctcctccccccttcaaaagaagataatttcttcttctctcaaAATCCAAGAGGGAAACCTTTTCTTCTTGGCATGTTACCAAGCTACCTTAGGTGTGAAATCATAAGCTATTTTTGAAGATGCAAATGAAGAGGTATGAGAAACCCTATAtgcttgaaaaaatttaaatctttttaaactACATTGATCAGGTTTTTAGAGGCTTTATATGGTTGAAAAATTTGACTTCCAATAGTAGACACAGTTGGAATTCCTGGGGTTatctctactattttttttttttttgcaaggcagtggggttaagtggcttgcccagggccatacagctaggtaattatcaagtgtctgaggttggatttgaattcaggtcctcttgattccagggctggtgctctatccactgcgccacctagctgcccctgtctctACCAATTTTAAAGATCTCTGTATTTTTTTGAATATGAATGTTACCTTCACCAGAACGTATTGAAACACTGTTATAAGTTAATAGATGGTCTTTGAAAGATGTGgtgactaaaaaaaaatttatcatggCTTACCTGATCCTGATCATTATATTGCTTAACTAAACTGGATGGATGGTAGATATAAAAGTCCATTATTTAGAACTTTTCCCAGTTGATAGTGCCTCCCAGAATGTATGCTTTATTGACACAGCCTTCAAGAATGAAGTGTTATTTCTACAAGACAATAAAGTAGCAGAGTAGGTCTTGAATAGAAGTACTACTTCCATATTTGTACAATTTACCATTGTAATTTAGTAATCTGCCCCAATATCAATATCAGTTTTATTCTAAGAATGAGACAAAGAAGATCTCATCATATGAATAAAACCAGTATTTTTAGTGTCTTCATACTGTATAGTAAAATATACTTCTTGATATTTGTATgtcattgataaatattttttgaaagattttatttattttgaattttacaatttttctctttaatcttgcttccctccccccccaagtcagtttgttagtctttactaTCACTGATAAATATAAATTGATGTTTAAATGATTAGCTTGGTACCTTGCACATGGTAAAGTTGAATatagaaagaaagatgatttCTCTTATATTCAGCTTTCAGAAATCATTTCAAACTACTATTTTTCCTGAAACCTTCATGcatataatgttttatatatatattatattttatatatatatatatatataatttatattgagCAGGTAGGGCAGATgatatcattcccattttgcatatgaggaagctgagaatCAATAGTTGGTTAGTGGTATAgtcaagaatgaaaaaagaaaaagcagaaaataggCCTATGCTCTTTAATAGTATCACTATTAATATATCTCTTCTATTCACAAATGGATAAGAGTAAAAGATTTTTCTAGAAAGAGGGAGAATATTCATTAAGTATTTCTGGtcttacattttatttaagtATGATTGTATTTTTAATTGTGTATACTTGGACCACTTTGCCAAGTCCAAAGATAACTATGACTATCTATCTAGGTCACATATTTGATAGTTCTTATACCCAGTTGCTTTCCTGTTTCTTCATACAAGATATTATTAATGAAGAgctagctaggtagcacagtggttggagcaccagccctggagtcaggaggaccggagttcaaatatggcctcagacacttaataattacctagctgtatgaccttgtcttgaaaaaaaactaaaaaaagatattatgaaTGGTTGTTGCAATATTAAGATACTAAGAAAACATTCTTggaaaaatctattctttttttatggcACAAACTATATAGATTACATTTCTTTATATCAGTTTTTTATCATGTAATATTCAATGTTTTTATGACACTTAAAGGTTTTCCCAGTTCTACAtgctctcatttgattttcataacaaccctgtgaactatatgttaatattatttgcattttgcagctaaagaaactgaggctcagagggggTGTGACCCCTGTAGGGTCACAGTTACTGCTTCCCTTCTGAgtcaatattttatctttgagaaACCTGGAGACTTCATATAAGCATGCAGTACACCTTTCAATGAGTTTCTCCCTTAGGTGGTTTTCCTGAGAGACTTTTCTCTATTCTTGTGCATCCAGATATCTGAAGTGGGATATTTCCTATAACAGCATACTGTCTCCCTGTTAGAAATTAATCCCtggaaggaagaaatttaaactgAGAGTTAGAATTTAAAACAGATAACAATTAAACCTCTGCAACTCTTCTCTTTGCTAATGGAACTATTACATTGTTCATGTGGTAGTGTACTATTAACCTGtctacaattttccttttttttttttgtgggactTTCTCTTTTTGGATAGCAGTAAAAAGTTGAATACTGTGCTGAAAGACGTCACATACCAGAATAATTCCCCTTAATGGCTAGTGAATAGCTCCAGTTCTTACAAGACCACATCCTGAGAGTGTTTTCAGTTTAAGAAAGAAATGGTTTTAGTGGGTTGGGCAGTGGCCAGAGAAGTATTCTCTTGTTAAGGATAAATTTCtccaaaaagttttcttttttctttctttcaatttgcatagctcatattttacatttttgtatgaAGCTGGAAATTCTACCTCTCTCACATATATATAAAGgattaatttgttttaatattttttgttttttagtgtttataaattttatgattatttttaaagacaCTAAATAGATAAGAAGGCTCATATAATTTTTTGTCATATAATATTTGACATTTATAtggttattttagtttttgtacCATGCTATACTCtcccatttgattttcataacaattCTGTGAGCTAGGTATTATTagatccattttgcagttgagaaaactgagactcagggtgATTCCTTCACAGTTGTGAAGTTAGCAAATTCCAACCCTGTTTGTTGTTCTTTCCTGCATTCCTACATCCCCTAGTCTATGTAGAAAGTCTTTAAGACAATGCTAAGGAGAATCTATTATTGCCAGAAGAGCAGGTAAGATATGAAGGAGATGAATATTCAGTGCTTACTTTCTGAGTTTTATCTTTGGGAAACTTGGAGACTTCTGTGAAAGTGTGCAATATACTCCCTAATGAATTTCATGGATCTCCTTCACTTTACTGTTTTCTATTTAGATGACAAAaaggcactggatttggagtctgaagacaggttattttttaaataagcttGCCACTTATAAATGATTTGATTATGTTACCTTAAAGTACCCTTCTAACTCTAGATtgtaattctataaaataatagttattttatttgtacctgggtttaaatcctacctctgacttAATGGGACATAGGGACTTTGCAGGCCATCTATGGAGTCATAGGAGTTGTGATCTGCATTAGTGGGAGGAGTATGTGTACCATTAAAATAATGGATCTTTGACTGATAAGTTGAGGGATAGATGAAGGATACTTAATCTGAGCCACATTGACTTCCTCTACTCCAGGGGGATTTTAGGATAGGTTTCAGGAGACCTGTGAATTATTTTTTGAtcactatttttcaatataattattttcaattgcAATCCTAAacattttatacaataaaaaaaatttgtgacTCCATGGATCTTTCTGTCCTCCACTAtttctcaaagtctgtccaagttcatgttcattgtttccctGACCCCATTCATCATCTCATCTTCTGCCAtctcttttttgctttcaatttttcccaacatcaaggtcttttccaatgCATCTTGTCTTTTAATTATGTGGTAAAAGTAATTAAGCTTTAGCTTCAAGTATTTATCTTCCAATGTGAActctgaattaatttttaaaaatattgattgatttgatttcgTTGCTgttcaagggactctcaaaagtctctTTTGTATCTATAGATGACTGAAGTAAAAAaggtgctggatttggagtctgaagacttgggggtttttttttataagcTTGCCACTTACAAATGTTTGGATTATGTAACATTTAGGAACCCTTCTAACTTGAGATTGCAAttctattaaaataacttttagcttcaccagattgccaaagggccTAGTGACATGGAAAAAGGATTAAGAAGCCTGATCTAGACCATTTGATGAATGTCACTTGTCATGCCAAAACATAGAATTTAATAAACTCAGAGGAAATGTAGAAATccttcaattccctcatttatatgtaaaaaagtaaacaaaaaatgtctttctttctctttctttctttctttctttctttctttctttctttctttctttctttctttctttctttctttctttctttcttccttccttccttccttccttccttccttccttccttccttccttccttccttccttccttccttccttccttccttcttttttgcagggcagtgggattaagtgacttgcccaaggtgacacagctaggtaattaattgtctgaggtcagatttgaattcaggtcatcctgactccagggccagtgctctatccactgtgccacctagctgcccctaaaatctTGACCATTTCTAATTTACTACATTGTTTTTGTGGTTCTGGAGAAgagagttttttattttattttttttgcaaggcagtgggattaagtgtcttgcccaaggctacacagctaggtaattattaagtgtctgacactggatttgaacggaggcactcctgacttcagggctggtgctttatccactgcgccacctagctgccctgaagagagtttttaaaaagaattttcaactAACATAGAGGAGAGTTTATAATATCCATTTACTTGGACCTGGAAAGAACCTTCAATATCCTTTAATTCAAgccttttgttttacagatgcaAACTgagatgctaagtgacttgcccaaagtcacatcaAAAATAAGAGCAGTAAGGTCCTCTGATTACAAATCTAGTGCTTTTTTTCTACTATATCTTTTATCTTATACTTAACTGAAAAGGTCTTGCTTAGAAGAAAGGTaactttaataaatatatatatacatatatatttattgtaaGTCTTATTAATGTTAGGCCTTGCACCTTATGAGTCAGAGTATAGGGAAAAAATGTTTCCTGGCAATAATCTGGGTAGCCGATGGGGATAGTGTGAATTTCCTTGTGTTACTGTGTCAAGTTGGAGAGAAGTCTGCTTATAGCAGTGTTTCTTCATGAAGTTGGGAAAAGGTATCATTTTATAAACCTGTAGCAAGATCAGAGTTTTGTATTATGTGTAGCCTGCAATGAAATAGCCAATGTCACTGCCTAAACCCAATCCtgcattttcttttatgtgaACTTTTGGAATATTTAGGTATCATGCCTTGGTTCTTTTAGtgacagaactaggaaaaaataatctttgccAGGTTCTGTAACATTCTCCATGGTAGATGGAATGTACGGTCTGACTTTATATAGATAAtttctaagaaattaaaaatacctTTTTGTCTACTCTTCTAATTGTTAAAGCTCAAAATTTGTGTGGCCATAGAAATGACTAATggttttatcttttatttgagGTTTCTTTTCCATCAAAAACCTTGCTTCATAAACTGGTTAGCTGAAAACTTAGAGACCCCCAATATTTTACACATGAGTACTAAAGACCCAGCACTACTGATAGCACACTCTGGGCTTTTAAGTCTTGGGAAAGTTCACTTTGGGACTAtgtttttcatttagaaatttttttcccctttaaaagtagaattcacTGTTGAAGGCTGCAGGATTACCTTGGAGACAGAGATTCCTCTGTCTTCCTATGAAAGATTCAATTGGAACAATTACAGATTGAATTTCTCTTAATAACTGAAATGACTTCCTACCATTATAACTCAGGATACCATGTGATCTGGGGATAGGTTGCTCTGCTGAAAGTATTAGTTTGTAATGAAACAGTGCTAGAACAGGAGACAGATTATGTTCACCTGCTCATTTGCTCCATCTAAGATGACACTAAAATTTGTCAGTGTCATCTTTTTCTCTTGTGCCCTTTATTCCATCTGATTCCATATTTTGTGGGACTTTTCCTCTTCAAATATGTTCATTCTGTCTGTA
This window harbors:
- the IFNK gene encoding LOW QUALITY PROTEIN: interferon kappa (The sequence of the model RefSeq protein was modified relative to this genomic sequence to represent the inferred CDS: inserted 2 bases in 2 codons; deleted 1 base in 1 codon; substituted 4 bases at 4 genomic stop codons), producing the protein MFKIFIPLFLLVTSASSLDCNLLYSYLRNVNXNAMILLNKXREFPLQCLSXKINFELSQELLPPDQSLKDIKIVTYEMSQHIFNTFSXYYPPLTWEVENIQKFQIGLDKQIDYLQRCLEKDKREKEEPEKEVEDEIRYSRLDDLQLKILELKKXFKKIDNFLKKKKYSHCAWVLVXLEIRRCFYILQKLISQLK